The nucleotide sequence ccataataaggggacacgatctctgctttgacatgtGTGATTGGCCGCACCTCGAAATAATAAATGAAGCTGTAAAACGGTTCAGAATAATAATAAGGCTGGAACATAAGACGTGACTTATTTTAAGTATTGCTGCTTTTCACAGCTTGGGGTTGTACAACAAAGATGGACACAACACTTGTGTGCGGAAACTACGTTGGAGTATTCGGAAAAGGGGAAcctaccttgcaatgccgaagacagtccgCGCTCCGGATACagcgtcattgaaagcctggttcaggggctactgagggagtcctggactaaggggtcctcaggcgtccgggctatgtgatgtgggccggactgatgggccatgaagatacaagatagaagaaccttccccgtgtccggatgggactctcctttgcgtgggtatcaagcttggcgttcggatcatgtactttccttcttctgtaaccgactttgtacaaccctagatccctttggtgtctatataaactggagggtttagtccgtagggcaagatcacaatcatacaggctagacatctagggtttagccattatgatctcgaggtagatcaactcttgtaaacccctatACTCaccatagtcaatcaagcaggaagtagggcattacctccattaagagggcccgaacttgggtaaacatcgtgtcccctgcctccttgttaccttcgatccttagacgcacagttcgggaacccctacccgagatctgccggttttgacaccgacaattctcttcttctccctctaattCTTTGGCAACGATCAGCTCTGGACGACGAAGCGCTGTCGGATCGTGAAGCATGTACATTTGCAATCtatagagaggtcgtgctttcagtCTTCGGTTCGAGGGGCTTCATTAACAATCTACACccactcttcttttgctgcaactcGAAGTTGGTAACGATCCGATCTAAACCtctatatgcatcttcatagtgtttcTGGACCATGTTCGTaggacattttttttgttttctactacgtttcccaacagggaGGTGTACATGCTTCGAGAGGATGACGTCCTGGAGTCCTCCAGATTACTAGTGGGTGAAGAAGAAAAGGATTGACTTACACTTGACACTCTTTTTCTCTCGACTTGGTGCTACTTCGAGCCACCAACTCAAGTCCAGTTCTTTTGGTGCCTTTTTGGGCTTCTATAATAAACTGcccctacccagcttattctagaagtcCAACCTACCTACTTTATTTTAGAATCCCAACCAAGTAGGCTTCTAAAACAATATGCAACTTATTCTAGAAGCCAGCAAAAGAGTTGGCTCTTACTCTGCAAGCCCTTTACTCCATATGTTTGTACTCCCATCTTATCTAGCAAAGATGGTGAATTCGGGAGTTATTCTCCATCATCGACGCACAGTTTTGTTTCACAACTTGAAACCAAGTAACAACGAAGTTTGCTTTGCGATTGTGAATAAAAGGAGGTCAAAATCTCAATCTTGAAGCTTTGTGATTCCATCACTCAATAATGTCCGTGTGAGTGATGGTGTGCTATGTTATATTGGGTGTTATTTTTAAGCTAAATATACATGGTTGCCGGAGCAGTCAGCAAAGTGGAAGGCgaagttctttttttttttgagaacagGAAGATGGAGAGAGATTGAATTCAAAGAAGTTCTTTTTTTAGAATGAATTCAAAGAAGTTTTTTTTAGGGAAATGAATTCAAAGAAGTAATAACAAGTTAAAAATTGCGGCCTATGTAGCGGCTCGGTTGGGCCCCAAGAGCCCAGTACAGCAACGCCGTACGAAACAAAGAAGCCCAAACGGCGGATTGTAACCACAACCACTACGGCAACGGGCCAAGGGCGCCGCCCAAACATGTCTCTCTGCTCCGTCTCCGGCTCTCCGCCAACTGTCCCCGTCGGCGTCGTCTCTCTCCTCCCCGCCCTCCCGCGCCGCCCGCAAATGCCACACGCCGGTATGCGCCTCCGCCAGCCCCGCAGCATAGCCGAGCCCCGCAAAAGTCGTCTGCCTCATCATCGCTTCCGCTCCTCGCCGCATGCGAGCCATAATCTCGCCCCCGACCGCGTCCCATCGCCCGCCCGGGAAGGTATTTGTTTCCTCCTCCTACCCCCATGGTGCAGCAATTTTTTCTGGGTGCCCTAGTCGAAGGCGGATCAACGTGGTGCTCATATTCTGATTTGTAGCCAGTGCGGCAAGTTTCGTCCGCGTCTCCGCTCTTTAATTTCGAATTGTTTGTGCGGAATCCGTAGTGCCGGGCTGGTGGATGAACCGTTGAACTAGGTTTGTTGGCCGTGAACGTATGGGTAGAACCAAATGTTGATGCATGCTCTTACCTGAAGAACGGCACACGTTCTGAATTGGGTGACATGACAAAATCGTATAGGTATCGTCTGTCTCTGTCTTGCTCAACACTTGTCTCTTGATTGTTGAAGTCTTCAGCAATCCTCTCACATAGTCAACATCAAGATGCTGCACATGACATGATGCGATGGTGGCCTCAGCAGTTTGCATAACAGGGGGCAGAAGCTGGAGGTGTTGGATTTGTCTATTAATAACATGATCACAGGTGCCGAACTGAGTTACAGAGTCTGGAACACTGGAGCAATCTTATTTAGTAGTACGTACTAATATACATCCAGAAGTCAGCACATAAAAGGTTATAATTATTTAACATAACGGAATGTTTAAAGTAAATCATCACTGCGACCTTAGTTGAGTTTATTAACCCAGCCACATGAGCCTCCACTAGGACGATTCTCATGTAGCCGTGATTTCTCTGGCTTTACTTTTAACGGTCTTTTGAGGAAAATGTTATTGGCATAAGAAATCTGAATTGGATTCCTAAAAAAGGGAAATCTGAATTGGCATTAACAAGTTACAAGCAGTTGAAATTCTCCAGTTTCTTCTTAATTTTGTGATCAATCCCTTTATCTGTCTTGTTTTATGTTCTTAATGATGATACCCAACTTGCAGTTCTGAAGTCTGAACCTGTGATCTGTTGAGGACTGTGGTTGCTTTCAGTTGCCTGCCACAGTGCTCACAGTTCATTATGTTAGCCTATCAAAGATGTCTGTTTGTACTTTGTACCATGATTCAGAACCAAATGCACCTCCAAGGTTTGACCTTTTGTGCAAAAATAATCCTGAGCCTTTTTTTAAAGCTGCAAACTGACCGTTGCATTTACTGTATTTGACACCACAAAAGGAGAGGGCTGCTGCACATTTACAGAAATGACTGGTTGATTGTTCATGGAAAATAGGTATTCAGATATTCTTTTTGTATACATTCGTTCCCAGATAACCAGTAATATCCATATAAATCAAGTATGGATCACTTGCTTTGTTCCTGTGATGTGATGCCTATGGTTCCTGGTTACAGAACATATTGTGGAAATGAACAGTCTAAAGTTAATGGTTAAGGATTGTGCCATGAATTTGCCATTTCTGCTCATGTTTGCGCTTCAAGCATTCTGTTGCTAACTTGATTGTTCTTTGCAAATTTCTCTCTTCTGCCCCAAGTGCATCAGACAGGAACCGTGTCCGCGGAGGTAGAGGGGGTGAAAGCCACACGAAATGATCTTTCTGGCCTCTCCGTGTCCAAAGGATTAAGCAAATCTGCGGAGAACTCAGACGCCAAGAGCTTTCCGGTGAGTATAAATGCACTTTCGCTTCACCGCACTTGCTTTCATATATACTCGTGGCCCCTACTTTATCCAAAGGGTTAAGCACTAATAGGTAGTATTAATTAAGGGGCAACTTTCTCAATAAAACATATTCTCGTAACCGATAGCGATCCACAAGCATTTGCAAACAGAGCAAAACGGCAACGGTAAAACTAAATTTCTATTGGACGGGGAAATTATTTTAGTATTTGGCGCGTGACAAGGCAGTGATGCTGACCTGTTAGCTAGAAGTAAGGATAATCTCAAATGAGCACATTTCATGCGCCCCCAAAATATACATTCTTTTTACGCATTTGTAGAACTGCTCAAACCCCCTATTTTGCACTTAGAAAAAGAAGTCTTGTGTACTCCCTCGTcttatctctctgtctctctgttctCTCTCCTCAATGATCTTTTTGCTGGGAGTACTTGCCGTCGCAGCAGCGAGGCCAGAGGGCGCCCAATGAGAGATGAAGGACTGTTACAGTTACGGGGCAGTATAGTAGGAGACAGGACTCCTGACAGAGAAAGCCCCACCACATCCTTCCCCTATCTCCCCTCCCCTCTCATCGTTTCTCTCTCTAGCCTGTGAAATCTGAAAAGAGACACATGCTCGTAGGGCATGTTCAAAAGGACACAATATCTTCTTCGCGGTACAGTGGTAGGTGAAACTCCAAGGGCGATTCGATTTGACAGTGTGGGAGAAGACAGACAGGAGAGGAGGCAACATCTTATCATATGGTATGCTCCTCTTCTTTCTCCAATCTATCTGTAGTTTCCCTGTATACTTGAATACATCGTACTTCCTAGTTCCTACGTACATGCATAGCTCTCACTCCACTGGCCTACTGTTCACTTGTTGCAGAGTAGAGTTCTTCCACTCATTGCCATGCTGCAGCAGGGTGAAGGAGAGAGTTCTTGGGGGATGGCGAGTGATCGTGGTAGAGCTGTACCATTCGGCCAAGCTCTTGGATATGGAATCCAAGGCCATGCTCCTCCCCCTGCCAACTTCCTGTACTGCTCCTCCTCCGCTCTCTAGTCTATATCCCTCTGCTGTTTCTTCAACTACTAGTACGTGCGAAGACAACACACAAGCTAAAGTTGCTCCTTTTTGCATCTTCTAGTTTTCAACTCCGGCTCTTGCTTGCTATAAAATATAggcctcctctccccccccccccccctccctcccatCACCTCTTTTTAACCACCTTTATAACCAACTCTTGTGCTATATATATCCAACTCTTGTGCTTATTGGGTTACACCTCTTCCCACGAACCAAATAGTTTCTTAATGCCTAAGGCCTGGATCCTGTGAGTGATTTCCTCTTACCCTCCATCTTTTTGGCTCTCATCCTTATCTATCCACCTCTCTAATCTTTCATGTTGCCTTTACATTCTTGAAAAAGCTTCACTAGTTTTTATCTGCTCTGTCATTTATTGCATATGCCTATCTATATACCACCGTATCACTGGCTCTAAATTCTGTGCGCCTGCTGCTTTGTGATCCAGGAGGGAGTTGCAACCTGCAGCCGCTGCTTACTTTGGCGAGTTGGAGGAGGCCCTTATCCATGGCACCTGCGCGGCCGGTGTCGATCCTGTCATGATTGAAAGTGATGCCCACACCAAGTGTAAGAGACTATAACTGCCTTTCCTATCGATCTCTTCTCTCCCTTTCTCCGAACCTTAACCGCCTGCATGAGAGAAAGGCTTGTGTCTTTgctcccctctccctccccacaGCACACGGCATAGATAGACAGGCACACCACGCCCTGGCTTTTGCCTTGCCAAACACAGCCATGAGCCCTAACCACATGTAATTTGGGCAAGGTGCAGCAACAGCAAAAATGGTGTGATCCCGCGACCCCCCACGCCTCACCTCGCTCTCCTCTCTTTGCCTACATTTTCGCAACCTCTTGTGGGAGAGGGCGATTGACAAGGCCTTTAATTCCGTTTGTATGtatgcagcagcagcagtagcagcagcggcaGGATATCTTGCGGCTAGGCCCCCCACGTTGGAGATCTTCCCTTCTTGGCCAATGAGTCATCTACAGCAGCCATACAGTGTAAGCACTGCTTCTCTAGATCATTCGCAGGCTCCTACAGTTCCTTTCTGACCGCAGCAGCGGGGGAAAGTTGCTCTTGGTTAATTAACTGCTTGCATGCTAGCTCACTGTCTTCGTCTGCCTGCCGGCCTCCTCTTGTTTCTTGGATTAATTGCTTCACAGGGGAACTCGCAGTCAGTAGGGAGCACTGACTCCAGCTCAGCCCAGAACACAATGTCACAGGCCGAGTTGGTGTCCCCAGTGAGCATGAGGACCGACTCTGGGCAGCAGCAGCAGGACCAGCAGGAGGCGTTGATGGTGACCATTGATGATTACAACTACAGTCAAGGACTTGGGGCTGCACCAGCCACTGCACCAAGCTTTCAGCAACATGCAGGAGCCCAAGATAAGGTACGTAACAGTGTCAACGTTGATATATACAATACTTTGTCGTCTTCATCATGGTTTACGTTTTTGGACAAGTTCTTCGTTAAGCGTTTCAATGCATCCTCAAAGAGGTTTGCTTTCAGAAGCATAAACTTGGGTCTGTGCTTTGAGCCTGAGCGTCCTTTCAGTTCTAGATATGCCTTTTGAATAGAAAAACCGAGTTCATGGTGGTCGTTGGGTGGGCACTGGGAAAATGGCATATTTCTAGAACCGCTGGAGAGTAGGCAATATCATATGGTCAAGGCTGGTCCAAGACAAAAAAAAAAGAAGTCGACAAAAAGATGATTGGCGACATCATAGTGATCTTGTGTTCCTCCTTTTGATGGATAGAAGCAACATGATAACCACCTGAACTGTTCCTTGGAACATAAAACAACCACAATAGTAGTAGCACATTCTCTTTCAATAGTTCACAAAGATGAACTATTATAGACACTGCTACTGTTTTAAGAGAGAGACGTGCATGTAAAAAGCTCCTAGTGAATAGGTTATATTATAGGTGGGTAGCAACACCCAACAGGAATTTTAGCTCCAGGTATACTATAACTAGTTAACTACCTAGCATTGCACACTGTTCTAACTTCCAAGTCTACCACTCTGATGCAGAGAAAGCCTGGATCCACAAGAAAAGATGGCAAATTGGTAGATCCCAAGGTGAGATTCATTTAGTTTCAGTTTGTTGCTTGCATGGCCCTGCATTTCATTCTTGTGCCATACTCTTCTTACTTGCACCTCTATTATTTCTTAGACTGAAAGGCGATTGGCGCAGAACAGAGAGGCTGCGAGGAAGAGCAGGCTGAGAAAAAAGGTTCAAAACAATTACAATCAGTAAAAAAAATCACTGGATGAGAAAAAAACACATTCTCACGAAAACAGTTGCACTTATTTTGCAGGCTTATGTTCAGCAGTTAGAAACAGGTCGGATTAGGCTTCAGCAGATCGAGCAAGAGCTTCAGAGAGGGCGCTCACAGGTTCCAATTCTCCAGAACATCTAATAGCATTCACCACTATCGTTGCCATATGCTCTAACGCTTTAATAATATCGTTTCAGGGTCTGCTCACGGGAGGATGTAGCGCGCCCGGAGAGATGAGTTCCGGTAAGCATCTCATCCCTTGCAGCATTGCAAGCTTCACAACGTTACCACGTCAGGTTCAACAACTTCTTGATTTGCTATTACAGCCGCTGTAATGTTCGACATGGAGTATGCCCGATGGTTAGACGAAGACAACAAGTACATGGCGGAGATTCAGGGCGCTCTGCAGGCCCAGGTCCTGGACGCGGACCTCGGCACCATTGTCGAAGACTGCATGCGGCACCACGACGAGCTGTTCCACCTGAGGGCCATGCTCGCCAGGTCCGACGTCTTCCACCTCATGACCGGCATGTGGGCTACGCAGTCCGAGCGGTGCTTCCTCTGGATGGCCGGCTTCCGGCCTTCAGAAGTCCTCAAGGTCTAGCGCGAAGTTGCTACATGAATGCTCCGTAGTGCTTTTAATTTGTCTGATCTTTGTGTGATGATTAAGGCGATGTTATATGCTGAGTCTTCTTGCCTTCTTATTTTCATCAGATGCTGATACCTCAGCTTGATCCGTCGACGGAGCAGCAACTGCTGGGGATGTGCAACCTGCAGCAGTCATCGGAGCAAGCCGAGGAGGCGCTCGAGCAGGGGCTAAAGCAGCTGCACCAGTCACTGGCCGACGCGGTGGGCGCTGGCCCTCTCAATGACGGTGCAGATGTTGCCAACTATACCGGTCTCATGGCTCTAG is from Triticum aestivum cultivar Chinese Spring chromosome 1B, IWGSC CS RefSeq v2.1, whole genome shotgun sequence and encodes:
- the LOC123135024 gene encoding transcription factor TGAL5 isoform X2, producing the protein MSRVLPLIAMLQQGEGESSWGMASDRGRAVPFGQALGYGIQGHAPPPANFLRELQPAAAAYFGELEEALIHGTCAAGVDPVMIESDAHTKSAVAAAAGYLAARPPTLEIFPSWPMSHLQQPYSGNSQSVGSTDSSSAQNTMSQAELVSPVSMRTDSGQQQQDQQEALMVTIDDYNYSQGLGAAPATAPSFQQHAGAQDKRKPGSTRKDGKLVDPKTERRLAQNREAARKSRLRKKAYVQQLETGRIRLQQIEQELQRGRSQGLLTGGCSAPGEMSSAAVMFDMEYARWLDEDNKYMAEIQGALQAQVLDADLGTIVEDCMRHHDELFHLRAMLARSDVFHLMTGMWATQSERCFLWMAGFRPSEVLKMLIPQLDPSTEQQLLGMCNLQQSSEQAEEALEQGLKQLHQSLADAVGAGPLNDGADVANYTGLMALALDRLDNLESFYRQADNLRQQTLHHMRRILTTRQTARCFVSLGEYHRRLRALSSIWASRPRENFMMPENVSSTATEFQAIHHQSQQNQFSGL
- the LOC123135024 gene encoding transcription factor TGAL5 isoform X1, giving the protein MSRVLPLIAMLQQGEGESSWGMASDRGRAVPFGQALGYGIQGHAPPPANFLRELQPAAAAYFGELEEALIHGTCAAGVDPVMIESDAHTKSAAVAAAAGYLAARPPTLEIFPSWPMSHLQQPYSGNSQSVGSTDSSSAQNTMSQAELVSPVSMRTDSGQQQQDQQEALMVTIDDYNYSQGLGAAPATAPSFQQHAGAQDKRKPGSTRKDGKLVDPKTERRLAQNREAARKSRLRKKAYVQQLETGRIRLQQIEQELQRGRSQGLLTGGCSAPGEMSSAAVMFDMEYARWLDEDNKYMAEIQGALQAQVLDADLGTIVEDCMRHHDELFHLRAMLARSDVFHLMTGMWATQSERCFLWMAGFRPSEVLKMLIPQLDPSTEQQLLGMCNLQQSSEQAEEALEQGLKQLHQSLADAVGAGPLNDGADVANYTGLMALALDRLDNLESFYRQADNLRQQTLHHMRRILTTRQTARCFVSLGEYHRRLRALSSIWASRPRENFMMPENVSSTATEFQAIHHQSQQNQFSGL
- the LOC123135024 gene encoding transcription factor TGAL5 isoform X3 gives rise to the protein MLQQGEGESSWGMASDRGRAVPFGQALGYGIQGHAPPPANFLRELQPAAAAYFGELEEALIHGTCAAGVDPVMIESDAHTKSAAVAAAAGYLAARPPTLEIFPSWPMSHLQQPYSGNSQSVGSTDSSSAQNTMSQAELVSPVSMRTDSGQQQQDQQEALMVTIDDYNYSQGLGAAPATAPSFQQHAGAQDKRKPGSTRKDGKLVDPKTERRLAQNREAARKSRLRKKAYVQQLETGRIRLQQIEQELQRGRSQGLLTGGCSAPGEMSSAAVMFDMEYARWLDEDNKYMAEIQGALQAQVLDADLGTIVEDCMRHHDELFHLRAMLARSDVFHLMTGMWATQSERCFLWMAGFRPSEVLKMLIPQLDPSTEQQLLGMCNLQQSSEQAEEALEQGLKQLHQSLADAVGAGPLNDGADVANYTGLMALALDRLDNLESFYRQADNLRQQTLHHMRRILTTRQTARCFVSLGEYHRRLRALSSIWASRPRENFMMPENVSSTATEFQAIHHQSQQNQFSGL
- the LOC123135024 gene encoding transcription factor TGAL5 isoform X5, yielding MPKAWILRELQPAAAAYFGELEEALIHGTCAAGVDPVMIESDAHTKSAAVAAAAGYLAARPPTLEIFPSWPMSHLQQPYSGNSQSVGSTDSSSAQNTMSQAELVSPVSMRTDSGQQQQDQQEALMVTIDDYNYSQGLGAAPATAPSFQQHAGAQDKRKPGSTRKDGKLVDPKTERRLAQNREAARKSRLRKKAYVQQLETGRIRLQQIEQELQRGRSQGLLTGGCSAPGEMSSAAVMFDMEYARWLDEDNKYMAEIQGALQAQVLDADLGTIVEDCMRHHDELFHLRAMLARSDVFHLMTGMWATQSERCFLWMAGFRPSEVLKMLIPQLDPSTEQQLLGMCNLQQSSEQAEEALEQGLKQLHQSLADAVGAGPLNDGADVANYTGLMALALDRLDNLESFYRQADNLRQQTLHHMRRILTTRQTARCFVSLGEYHRRLRALSSIWASRPRENFMMPENVSSTATEFQAIHHQSQQNQFSGL
- the LOC123135024 gene encoding transcription factor TGAL5 isoform X4, which gives rise to MPKAWILRELQPAAAAYFGELEEALIHGTCAAGVDPVMIESDAHTKSAVAAAAGYLAARPPTLEIFPSWPMSHLQQPYSGNSQSVGSTDSSSAQNTMSQAELVSPVSMRTDSGQQQQDQQEALMVTIDDYNYSQGLGAAPATAPSFQQHAGAQDKRKPGSTRKDGKLVDPKTERRLAQNREAARKSRLRKKAYVQQLETGRIRLQQIEQELQRGRSQGLLTGGCSAPGEMSSAAVMFDMEYARWLDEDNKYMAEIQGALQAQVLDADLGTIVEDCMRHHDELFHLRAMLARSDVFHLMTGMWATQSERCFLWMAGFRPSEVLKMLIPQLDPSTEQQLLGMCNLQQSSEQAEEALEQGLKQLHQSLADAVGAGPLNDGADVANYTGLMALALDRLDNLESFYRQADNLRQQTLHHMRRILTTRQTARCFVSLGEYHRRLRALSSIWASRPRENFMMPENVSSTATEFQAIHHQSQQNQFSGL